The Eublepharis macularius isolate TG4126 chromosome 11, MPM_Emac_v1.0, whole genome shotgun sequence genome includes a region encoding these proteins:
- the LOC129337840 gene encoding CX3C chemokine receptor 1-like, with the protein MAKEMIEMTTVFAYDESAIACDQVDIYMLGKTYVPLLYGLVFMIGLAGNLLVVFIIVKGGQQKSITDIFLLNLAISDLLFVISLPFWGYYVVHGWTLGNLSCRIVSSFYSIGFFGGMFFITIISIDRYLAIVHATIFMKARTTRQGFLTSLVVWVLAILCAAPQFVFIQKAGSRCVSQYPEYLEDTWPVFCNFEINIIGFLLPMCIMSICYFRILRTLFTCKNRRKRKAVRLILQVVLVFFLFWTPHQVLVLLQTLKLYNVFESCNVLRLLYYTMFVTETLAFSHCCLNPIIYAFAGEKFKKYLSYLVLKSLSFICFCGPCGHYHGRAPASLTETVPTSNQTQNTSDQDGSVLL; encoded by the coding sequence ATGGCTAAAGAAATGATTGAGATGACCACTGTGTTTGCCTACGATGAATCCGCCATTGCATGTGACCAAGTGGACATCTACATGCTTGGGAAAACCTATGTACCATTACTTTATGGGCTTGTGTTTATGATTGGGCTGGCGGGAAATCTCCTGGTGGTTTTTATCATTGTGAAAGGTGGGCAGCAAAAGAGCATCACAGACATATTTCTCTTGAACTTAGCCATCTCTGATCTTCTCTTTGTGatttctctgccattttggggtTATTATGTGGTACATGGATGGACCCTTGGGAACCTTTCCTGCCGAATAGTTTCCTCTTTCTATTCTATAGGTTTCTTTGGAGGCATGTTTTTTATTACCATCATAAGCATTGATCGGTATCTGGCGATTGTCCATGCAACCATCTTCATGAAAGCCAGGACAACCAGGCAGGGATTCCTCACAAGCCTTGTGGTATGGGTGCTGGCAATTTTGTGTGCAGCTCCCCAGTTTGTATTCATACAGAAGGCAGGGAGTAGATGCGTCTCTCAGTATCCTGAATATCTGGAGGATACCTGGCCCGTTTTCTGCAATTTTGAAATCAACATCATAGGGTTTCTTCTCCCAATGTGCATTATGAGCATCTGCTACTTCAGGATCCTTAGAACCTTGTTTACCTGCAAAAACCGCAGGAAAAGAAAGGCCGTGAGGCTGATTTTACAGGTGGTgcttgtgtttttcctattttggACCCCACACCAGGTATTGGTTCTTCTGCAAACATTAAAACTTTACAATGTCTTTGAGAGCTGCAACGTCTTAAGACTTCTGTATTATACTATGTTTGTGACGGAAACCCTGGCCTTTAGTCACTGTTGCCTTAACCCAATCATCTATGCCTTTGCTggtgaaaaatttaaaaagtaccTTTCTTACTTGGTTCTCAAAAGCCTCTCATTCATTTGTTTCTGTGGGCCTTGTGGCCACTACCATGGCAGAGCTCCTGCTTCCCTTACAGAGACTGTCCCGACCAGCAATCAGACCCAGAACACCAGTGACCAAGATGGCTCGGTCTTGCTCTGA